cgtTTCGTTCATGTAAATGCCATCTCTTTGGATACTCACGCAATACCTTTTTTACAACAATAGGTTTTGCATATAAATTCTATTTGATTATTAACTttgtaaaaacaaaaaagaagatttatttattttttttacttattgATTGATTGTAGAGCGGTCCATATTTAGGGGGATTTTATTGGGTATTTTGTAAATATGCATTGCTCACTTTATTGCGAGAGTCGGTGGTAAAACCATCTAGAAATCCTTGACTATATATtattttgtgaaaaaaaaatctaatttttcttacaaaattaataattaaatatttttatgcaAAAACCGACTTCCAGTACTCATATTACTTAATTTAAGAAAGATAAATACGAGAAGCGTGTCGAGCCAAAAGCAGAGAAACTTAATTTGCAAGCATTTTGTCGAGTGACTTGATACGGTGAGATCCAATTCTTCTCATCCAATGCGACCATGGTGGTTTCGGTTCAAGGCGAGCGGCTCCATATAGACCAAACTGGATTCTTGCGCCTGCTTCGACCGAACCGCTCACGGTTCACTTTAGGTCCGCTCCGACCATGCGGTTGCTAAGTTTATTGCCTTCAGACCCTCAATTGGCCATGCGGTCTCTATGCAACGATCCATGCAGCTCGCTCGctttctctctgtctctcttctTGCCGCACCCTCCGGCCAAAGAGTCTCCATTTTTACGCCTTCAAGCTCTCAAAGCACCGCGCGTTTTCGTCCATCTCGTCGTCGAAAGCCTAGCCTCGTTGGATCAAAGCCATAAGGTTTCTCATCTCTTTGAACCTGTTTTCCTGAAATCTAGGGTTTCGTTTCGGACTCGGCTGTTCGGATCGATGGGTTTCTGGGTGTTTTTCTTCTTCGATTTCTAGGGGTTTTGGGTAATGCCTGTAAGCCGGCCCTGAGGAAGAGGGGAAGCCATGGATAATTCGATGACTGGCAGCGGCTTTCTCGCTGGATCATCCGCCGACCCTTCCGTACACCACCACCCCCAGCCGCACGACCCCCTCCCCTACCTTCAACCAATGCTCGCCGCCGGCCTCTTCGACCCCGCCACCGCTTCTCTGAACCCCCCGTCTCGCGGGAAGGGCATCTCCCCCtcctccaccgccgccgccaccaGCGACGATGACGACCAACTCccagccgccgccgctgccgagGAGAACGGCCACGGGCAACAGACCGGCACGGGATCGGGCAAAAAGGGCTCACCTTGGCATCGTATGAAGTGGACCGACGAGGTGGTCCGGCTGTTGATCCGGATCGTCGCCTTCGTCGGGGATGACTGCGCTCATGAGGCCGTGGACGGGACGGCAGGTGCTGTGAAGAGGAAGCACGGGGCCGCATTCCAGAAGAAAGGAAAATGGAAGATGGTATCCTTACTGATGCAAGAAAATGGCGCCTTTGTTTCGCCGCAGCAGTGCGAGGACAAGTTCAATGACCTGAACAAAAGATACAAGAGGTTGAACGATATCCTTGGTCCCGGGACCTCCTGCATTGTCGTCAATGATCCTGCAAGCTTGGAGTCGATGCCCATCTCCCAAAAAGCAAAGAGCGACGTGAGAAAGATCCTGAGCTCGAAACATCTTTTTTACAAGGAGATGTGCGCGTACCACAGCGGCCAGAAAATACCTGATTGTCCTGATA
This region of Phoenix dactylifera cultivar Barhee BC4 unplaced genomic scaffold, palm_55x_up_171113_PBpolish2nd_filt_p 001594F, whole genome shotgun sequence genomic DNA includes:
- the LOC103713568 gene encoding uncharacterized protein LOC103713568 produces the protein MDNSMTGSGFLAGSSADPSVHHHPQPHDPLPYLQPMLAAGLFDPATASLNPPSRGKGISPSSTAAATSDDDDQLPAAAAAEENGHGQQTGTGSGKKGSPWHRMKWTDEVVRLLIRIVAFVGDDCAHEAVDGTAGAVKRKHGAAFQKKGKWKMVSLLMQENGAFVSPQQCEDKFNDLNKRYKRLNDILGPGTSCIVVNDPASLESMPISQKAKSDVRKILSSKHLFYKEMCAYHSGQKIPDCPDINLQSCSLPHITLSKDGNQCVDGEGEEDEDEADHDEGDEEEGSEEVGRGGFESFLAEMDAVLQDPTRSPLERREWLRMRALQLEEERLDIETEALAIERQRFKWQRFSSKKDREIERSRLENERLMLENERMRMQARQKELELHFKRSGDSLESAGFGTEEEQGREQMEFGRVH